The following proteins are co-located in the Tripterygium wilfordii isolate XIE 37 chromosome 2, ASM1340144v1, whole genome shotgun sequence genome:
- the LOC120016382 gene encoding uncharacterized protein LOC120016382 isoform X1: MESLSSVSPSMVVPSSSDPLRLRRRRIAASCRLKHQSRFPGLSSLFSPDPRKLMRVSCKMGGAAEENEGKDDDDEEVERALQFDGTIPGTSDEFVKQVSSRAYDMRRHLQQSFDSSSYDVLEANPWRDTSKPVYVLTQNENQLCTMKTRRSRSEVERELGLLFSSGGKRRSGIGNQTKQSKSGTKFHMLVEDIREGVLVFEDENEAVKYCDLLQGGGQGCEGVAEIEASSVFDLCQKMRALAVLFRRGRTPPLPQSLQQNLRARKRSLEDQEDLFWKMGLIEFFASFPLDSVHFQSQAERVNFIRFHAFRSSILYPDQSRVSKEFHIDIHCLAI; this comes from the exons ATGGAATCACTCTCATCAGTATCTCCGTCCATGGTGGTTCCTTCGAGTAGCGATCCCCTTCGTCTTCGACGCCGGCGAATCGCCGCCTCTTGTCGTCTTAAGCACCAGAGTCGTTTTCCTGGCCTGTCGTCTCTGTTCTCTCCAGACCCACGGAAATTGATGCGAGTTTCATGTAAAATGGGCGGAGctgcagaagaaaatgaagggaAAGACGACGATGATGAAGAAGTTGAAAGGGCGCTCCAATTTGACGGGACCATTCCAGGGACATCTGACGAGTTCGTGAAGCAGGTGTCCTCGCGCGCCTATGATATGCGGAGACATCTTCAACAGAGTTTCGACTCCAGCAGTTATGATG TTTTGGAGGCGAACCCATGGAGAGATACTTCTAAGCCTGTTTATGTGCTAACACAGAATGAAAACCAGTTGTGTACGATGAAAACACGTAGAAGTCGCAG TGAAGTTGAAAGGGAGCTTGGCTTGTTGTTCTCTAGTGGAGGAAAAAGGAGGTCTGGAATTGGGAATCAAACTAAACAGTCAAAATCAGGAACTAAGTTCCACATGCTAGTAGAGGATATTAGAGAGGGAGTCCTT GTGTTCGAAGATGAGAATGAAGCAGTAAAGTATTGTGACTTACTACAAGGAGGAGGTCAGGGCTGTGAAGGTGTTGCAGAGATTGAAGCCTCATCA GTGTTTGATCTGTGTCAGAAAATGAGGGCACTTGCTGTTCTGTTCAGGAGGGGGAGGACTCCTCCACTGCCTCAAAGCCTCCAACAAAACCTCAGGGCTCGTAAGCGATCCCTTGAAGACCAAGAAGACTTG TTTTGGAAAATGGGATTGATTGAGTTCTTTGCTTCATTTCCACTAGATTCTGTTCATTTCCAATCACAAGCAGAGCGGGTGAATTTTATTAGATTCCACGCTTTCAGGTCTTCTATCCTCTATCCTGATCAGAGCAGAGTTTCAAAAGAATTTCATATTGACATACATTGCTTGGCAATCTGA
- the LOC120016382 gene encoding uncharacterized protein LOC120016382 isoform X2: MESLSSVSPSMVVPSSSDPLRLRRRRIAASCRLKHQSRFPGLSSLFSPDPRKLMRVSCKMGGAAEENEGKDDDDEEVERALQFDGTIPGTSDEFVKQVSSRAYDMRRHLQQSFDSSSYDVLEANPWRDTSKPVYVLTQNENQLCTMKTRRSRSEVERELGLLFSSGGKRRSGIGNQTKQSKSGTKFHMLVEDIREGVLVFEDENEAVKYCDLLQGGGQGCEGVAEIEASSVFDLCQKMRALAVLFRRGRTPPLPQSLQQNLRARKRSLEDQEDLILFISNHKQSG; the protein is encoded by the exons ATGGAATCACTCTCATCAGTATCTCCGTCCATGGTGGTTCCTTCGAGTAGCGATCCCCTTCGTCTTCGACGCCGGCGAATCGCCGCCTCTTGTCGTCTTAAGCACCAGAGTCGTTTTCCTGGCCTGTCGTCTCTGTTCTCTCCAGACCCACGGAAATTGATGCGAGTTTCATGTAAAATGGGCGGAGctgcagaagaaaatgaagggaAAGACGACGATGATGAAGAAGTTGAAAGGGCGCTCCAATTTGACGGGACCATTCCAGGGACATCTGACGAGTTCGTGAAGCAGGTGTCCTCGCGCGCCTATGATATGCGGAGACATCTTCAACAGAGTTTCGACTCCAGCAGTTATGATG TTTTGGAGGCGAACCCATGGAGAGATACTTCTAAGCCTGTTTATGTGCTAACACAGAATGAAAACCAGTTGTGTACGATGAAAACACGTAGAAGTCGCAG TGAAGTTGAAAGGGAGCTTGGCTTGTTGTTCTCTAGTGGAGGAAAAAGGAGGTCTGGAATTGGGAATCAAACTAAACAGTCAAAATCAGGAACTAAGTTCCACATGCTAGTAGAGGATATTAGAGAGGGAGTCCTT GTGTTCGAAGATGAGAATGAAGCAGTAAAGTATTGTGACTTACTACAAGGAGGAGGTCAGGGCTGTGAAGGTGTTGCAGAGATTGAAGCCTCATCA GTGTTTGATCTGTGTCAGAAAATGAGGGCACTTGCTGTTCTGTTCAGGAGGGGGAGGACTCCTCCACTGCCTCAAAGCCTCCAACAAAACCTCAGGGCTCGTAAGCGATCCCTTGAAGACCAAGAAGACTTG ATTCTGTTCATTTCCAATCACAAGCAGAGCGGGTGA
- the LOC120016382 gene encoding uncharacterized protein LOC120016382 isoform X3, translating into MLELDYISFLKLKLIRECAKLYFLLLCQLIIYIRLEFLLPFLEANPWRDTSKPVYVLTQNENQLCTMKTRRSRSEVERELGLLFSSGGKRRSGIGNQTKQSKSGTKFHMLVEDIREGVLVFEDENEAVKYCDLLQGGGQGCEGVAEIEASSVFDLCQKMRALAVLFRRGRTPPLPQSLQQNLRARKRSLEDQEDLFWKMGLIEFFASFPLDSVHFQSQAERVNFIRFHAFRSSILYPDQSRVSKEFHIDIHCLAI; encoded by the exons ATGCTTGAATTGGACTATATTTCTTTCTTGAAGTTGAAGCTCATCCGAGAGTGTGCAAAACTTTATTTTTTGCTGCTATGTCAGCTTATTATCTACATCAGGCTTGAATTTTTGCTGCCAT TTTTGGAGGCGAACCCATGGAGAGATACTTCTAAGCCTGTTTATGTGCTAACACAGAATGAAAACCAGTTGTGTACGATGAAAACACGTAGAAGTCGCAG TGAAGTTGAAAGGGAGCTTGGCTTGTTGTTCTCTAGTGGAGGAAAAAGGAGGTCTGGAATTGGGAATCAAACTAAACAGTCAAAATCAGGAACTAAGTTCCACATGCTAGTAGAGGATATTAGAGAGGGAGTCCTT GTGTTCGAAGATGAGAATGAAGCAGTAAAGTATTGTGACTTACTACAAGGAGGAGGTCAGGGCTGTGAAGGTGTTGCAGAGATTGAAGCCTCATCA GTGTTTGATCTGTGTCAGAAAATGAGGGCACTTGCTGTTCTGTTCAGGAGGGGGAGGACTCCTCCACTGCCTCAAAGCCTCCAACAAAACCTCAGGGCTCGTAAGCGATCCCTTGAAGACCAAGAAGACTTG TTTTGGAAAATGGGATTGATTGAGTTCTTTGCTTCATTTCCACTAGATTCTGTTCATTTCCAATCACAAGCAGAGCGGGTGAATTTTATTAGATTCCACGCTTTCAGGTCTTCTATCCTCTATCCTGATCAGAGCAGAGTTTCAAAAGAATTTCATATTGACATACATTGCTTGGCAATCTGA
- the LOC120016415 gene encoding transmembrane emp24 domain-containing protein p24delta9-like, with protein MSRPNSFLLVAITLGFLFSLSQSLRFELQSGHVKCVTEDIKSNSMTVGNYHVVNPIEGQPLPENHKVTVKVTSAYGNNYHYAELVESGQFAFTAAEAGDYMACFWTADHKPQETVTIEFDWRTGVAAKDWSKVAKKGQIDVMELELKKLYDAVNSIHEEMFYLREREDEMQELNRSTNSKMATLSILSLVVCLSVAGLQLWHLKTFFEKKKII; from the exons ATGAGTAGACCAAACTCTTTTCTTTTGGTGGCAATAACCTTGGGGTTTCTGTTCTCTTTGTCTCAATCGCTCCGCTTCGAGTTGCAGTCGGGCCACGTGAAATGCGTAACGGAGGACATCAAGAGCAACTCCATGACCGTCGGCAACTACCACGTCGTTAATCCGATCGAGGGCCAACCCCTGCCTGAGAACCACAAAGTCACCGTCAAG GTGACTTCGGCTTACGGGAACAACTATCACTACGCAGAGCTCGTGGAGTCGGGGCAGTTTGCTTTTACGGCGGCGGAGGCAGGGGACTATATGGCCTGCTTTTGGACGGCTGATCACAAGCCCCAAGAGACTGTGACGATTGAATTTGATTGGCGAACCGGTGTGGCCGCCAAGGACTGGTCTAAAGTTGCCAAGAAAGGCCAAATCGAT GTGATGGAGTTGGAGCTTAAGAAATTGTACGACGCTGTAAATTCCATCCATGAGGAAATGTTCTATCTTCGGGAAAG GGAAGACGAAATGCAGGAATTGAACCGATCTACAAACTCAAAGATGGCCACGTTGAGTATTCTTTCACTTGTCGTTTGCTTATCAGTGGCAGGCTTGCAACTATGGCACTTGAAGACTTTctttgagaagaagaagatcatttaa
- the LOC120011384 gene encoding protein FAR1-RELATED SEQUENCE 5-like produces the protein MGIYMFDMGFVILFCISVHVDFVENCLSYMAEQSVVEPKIGMMFASVDDEGHREEDKRVLGNHRWEVRTGSLAKINVGLNKETGNYVVKALEMSHNHDLEPPETTHMLRSYRKMSEAQAFAIMFANDSGLKPKATYELTSREAGGRLNVGYVMEDQKTYLRSIKKMMHGELGSIMRIMTVDYIAFGDVVVFDTTYGSNKELRPVAVFTGSNHHRGMVIFGAALHMGARSLGQSLQIKILQWQNGWLVCGEKHIMDYAHGIMQNGIKHLGYRMKDDGSMLLKDFKKCMFEYLDEVEFEMQWKMMLQAHGLEDDNWLKRTYDLKRKWAKLDDKRYKELEAEFKARQKIPPLGFYDSPLLHQALKRYTPAIFTIFQKELSLSMRVMIKNQAKCENKDEYVVGVYGVMNKEFKVPFDPNDKSISCSFMKFESMGVLCCHASKILIRLYIMKISESYIINRWTREVKTSYILNEWRPTIREDNTQWVKRIQSQLLRMTYQASLNDDTRACMERVIEE, from the exons ATGGGTATTTACATGTTTGAcatgggttttgtaattttattttgcatAAGTGTGCACGTGGATTTTGTTGAGAATTGTCTTTCATACATGGCTGAACAATCAGTTGTTGAACCAAAGATTGGAATGATGTTTGCTTCAGTAGATGATG AAGGCCACagggaagaagataaaagagtCTTGGGCAATCATCGATGGGAAGTTAGAACAGGTTCCTTAGCTAAGATCAATGTGGGGTTAAATAAAGAAACTGGAAATTACGTTGTAAAGGCTTTGGAGATGTCACATAATCATGATCTTGAGCCTCCTGAAACTACTCATATGTTGAGGTCATACAGAAAAATGAGTGAAGCTCAAGCCTTTGCAATTATGTTCGCAAATGATTCTGGACTCAAACCAAAAGCAACTTATGAATTAACTAGTAGGGAGGCAGGTGGGAGGTTGAATGTTGGGTATGTCATGGAAGATCAAAAGACATATTTaagatcaataaaaaaaatgatgcatgGAGAGCTTGGGAGTATTATGCG TATAATGACTGTTGATTATATAGCTTTTGGTGATGTCGTGGTTTTTGACACTACGTATGGCAGCAACAAAGAATTGAGACCTGTGGCTGTTTTCACTGGATCTAATCATCATAGAGGGATGGTGATTTTTGGGGCTGCATT GCACATGGGGGCAAGAAGCCTAGGACAATCTTTACAAATCAAGATATTGCAATGGCAAAATGGTTGGCTTGTATGTGGCGAGAAACATATCATGGATTATGCACATGGCATTATGCAAAATGGGATCAAGCATCTGGGTTATCGAATGAAGGATGATGGTTCCATGTTACTTAAAGATTTCAAGAAATGTATGTTTGAATATTTGGATGAGGTTGAATTTGAAATGCAATGGAAAATGATGCTTCAGGCTCATGGCTTAGAGGACGACAATTGGTTGAAGAGGACGTACGACTTGAAGAGAAAATGGGCTAAAT TAGATGACAAGCGATATAAAGAGTTAGAAGCTGAATTTAAAGCAAGGCAAAAAATTCCTCCATTGGGATTTTATGATTCTCCTTTATTGCATCAAGCACTAAAGAGGTATACCCCTGCAATTTTTACCATCTTCCAAAAAGAACTTAGTCTTTCTATGAGAGTGATGATAAAGAATCAAGCCAAGTGTGAAAACAAAGATGAATATGTTGTAGGAGTTTATGGGGTGATGAATAAGGAGTTTAAGGTGCCTTTTGATCCCAATGATAAATCAATATCTTGTAGTTTCATGAAGTTTGAATCAATGGGAGTTTTATGTTGTCATGCCTCGAAGATTTTGATTAGACTTTATATCATGAAAATCTCTGAAAGTTATATTATTAATCGATGGACAAGagaagtaaaaacttcgtataTTTTGAATGAATGGAGACCTACTATAAGAGAGGATAATACTCAATGGGTTAAGAGAATTCAGTCTCAATTATTGAGGATGACATATCAAGCTTCACTAAATGATGATACAAGAGCTTGTATGGAGAGGGTGATTGAAGAATGA